Proteins from a single region of Novosphingobium sp. CECT 9465:
- a CDS encoding CoA transferase subunit A, whose product MSRKIYADAATALDGLLRDDLLIACGGFGLCGVPERLLDAVRDSGVKDLTFASNNAGIDNEGIGKLLRTRQVRKMISSYVGENKEFERQYLSGELEVEFCPQGTLAERMRAGGAGIPGFYTRTGVGTLVAEGKETKTFGGQEYVLEQGIFADLSLVKAWKADETGNVVFRKTARNFNVPAATCGKVCVVEVEEIVPTGSLDPDSIHLPGVYVQRIIVGAPYEKKIEFRTVREREAA is encoded by the coding sequence ATGTCCAGGAAGATTTATGCCGACGCCGCAACGGCGCTCGATGGTTTGCTGCGCGACGATCTGCTGATTGCCTGTGGTGGGTTCGGCCTGTGCGGTGTGCCGGAACGCCTGCTCGATGCAGTACGCGATTCGGGCGTAAAGGACCTGACCTTTGCCTCCAACAATGCCGGAATCGACAACGAAGGCATCGGCAAGCTGCTGCGCACGCGGCAGGTGCGCAAGATGATCTCAAGCTACGTGGGCGAGAACAAGGAGTTCGAACGCCAGTATCTTTCGGGCGAACTCGAAGTGGAATTCTGTCCGCAGGGCACCCTGGCCGAGCGGATGCGTGCAGGCGGCGCGGGCATTCCCGGCTTTTATACCAGGACCGGCGTGGGTACGCTGGTGGCCGAAGGCAAGGAGACGAAGACCTTCGGCGGCCAGGAATATGTGCTGGAACAGGGGATTTTCGCCGATCTTTCGCTGGTCAAGGCGTGGAAGGCGGACGAGACCGGCAACGTGGTGTTCCGCAAGACCGCGCGCAACTTCAACGTGCCCGCCGCCACTTGCGGCAAGGTGTGTGTGGTGGAAGTGGAAGAGATCGTCCCCACCGGCAGCCTCGATCCCGACAGCATTCACCTGCCGGGCGTCTACGTACAGCGCATCATCGTCGGCGCGCCGTATGAAAAGAAGATCGAATTCCGTACCGTGCGCGAGCGGGAAGCGGCCTGA
- a CDS encoding BsuBI/PstI family type II restriction endonuclease: MNIHPKIAQALQILIDLGLPPAQQNDRSALTLLALLDVQPDTDWQRASAPLIGITPVMDWIRVQYGKEYKPNTRETIRRQTMHQFVLAGIAQYNPDDPARPVNSPRAVYQITPNALALIKTFGKAGWLKRVAAYQGDVKTLTEKYAKNREMERVPVQLADGVEIRLSPGEHSVLIRDIIEEFAPRFAPGSILIYAGDTGEKLGYFDRERLAALGVIVDHHDKMPDVVIHDVTRNWLLLIESVTSHGPVDGKRHHELMELFAGSIAGVVYVTAFPTRAVMARYLADIAWESEVWVADAPSHMIHFNGVRFLGPYDQA, translated from the coding sequence TTGAACATCCATCCCAAAATTGCTCAGGCCTTGCAAATTCTGATCGACCTTGGGCTGCCTCCCGCGCAGCAGAATGATCGTTCGGCGCTCACGCTGCTGGCCTTGCTTGATGTGCAGCCCGACACGGATTGGCAACGAGCAAGCGCTCCTCTGATCGGCATCACTCCCGTTATGGACTGGATCCGGGTGCAGTATGGCAAAGAATACAAGCCCAACACGCGCGAAACGATACGCCGCCAGACGATGCATCAATTCGTTCTGGCGGGTATCGCTCAGTACAATCCTGATGATCCTGCCCGGCCGGTGAACAGTCCGCGGGCTGTCTATCAAATTACCCCGAATGCGCTCGCGCTGATCAAAACCTTTGGCAAGGCGGGGTGGTTAAAACGGGTAGCGGCGTATCAAGGTGACGTAAAAACACTGACGGAAAAGTATGCAAAAAATCGCGAAATGGAGCGTGTTCCTGTCCAACTGGCTGACGGCGTCGAAATACGCCTTAGTCCCGGCGAACATAGCGTGTTGATCCGCGATATCATTGAAGAGTTTGCACCCCGCTTTGCTCCCGGAAGCATATTGATCTACGCGGGTGATACTGGCGAGAAGCTGGGCTATTTTGATCGTGAACGCTTGGCTGCGTTGGGCGTCATTGTCGATCATCACGACAAAATGCCTGATGTTGTGATTCATGATGTGACTCGGAACTGGTTGTTGTTGATCGAATCCGTCACCAGCCACGGCCCCGTCGACGGCAAACGCCATCACGAGTTGATGGAATTGTTCGCAGGATCAATCGCTGGAGTGGTTTATGTCACTGCTTTCCCGACCCGTGCTGTTATGGCCCGCTACCTTGCTGACATTGCTTGGGAATCCGAAGTATGGGTGGCGGATGCACCAAGCCATATGATCCACTTTAATGGGGTTCGGTTTTTGGGGCCATACGATCAAGCATAA
- a CDS encoding chemotaxis protein CheW: MLRELITFEVEGQVFGLDIMAIREIRAWSPTTRLPRVPSYVAGVVNLRGTVLPVIDLAARLGWHATEPTPRHAIIVTQQGAQISGWIVDAVSDIVTLASDALQPPPPTSSGDTVVPFLEGLAAIEDRMVMVLNLAALFDGAEIAEAA; the protein is encoded by the coding sequence ATGCTGCGCGAACTGATAACCTTCGAAGTCGAAGGCCAGGTCTTCGGTCTCGATATCATGGCCATCCGCGAAATCCGCGCATGGTCTCCCACCACCCGTCTGCCACGCGTACCAAGCTATGTTGCGGGCGTGGTCAACCTGCGCGGCACGGTGCTGCCGGTGATCGACCTTGCCGCGCGCCTCGGCTGGCACGCGACCGAACCGACCCCGCGCCATGCGATCATCGTGACGCAGCAAGGGGCGCAGATCAGCGGCTGGATCGTGGATGCGGTGAGTGACATCGTCACCCTGGCCAGCGACGCCCTGCAACCGCCGCCGCCGACATCATCGGGCGATACCGTGGTCCCATTCCTCGAAGGCCTTGCCGCCATCGAGGACCGCATGGTCATGGTGCTCAATCTTGCCGCACTGTTCGATGGCGCCGAAATCGCCGAAGCAGCCTGA
- a CDS encoding protein-glutamate O-methyltransferase CheR, which yields MSLHETLDASMPGVSPGIYDEADFRAISEIAHADAGIVLPAGKAMLVYSRLAPLVRNSGCATFGAYVMRIREDAAERQKAICALTTNHTFFYREAHHFEHFAQDVRPGFVDRLRSGGKVRLWSAGSSSGEETWSLLMTFLGADKAEGNDIARRDLRLLASDIATHALAKARAATYRAEDLKPVPDALRRNWTQLAGDEATIASEVQQLARFRTLNLLGDWPMKGQFDVIFCRNVMIYFDNPTKERLVARFAEKLVPGGWLYIGHSERVTGPAMEQLSTMGPTIYRKRPA from the coding sequence ATGAGCCTGCACGAAACCCTCGATGCGTCGATGCCCGGCGTCAGCCCCGGCATATATGACGAAGCCGATTTTCGCGCGATCAGCGAAATTGCGCATGCCGACGCCGGAATCGTGCTGCCTGCGGGCAAGGCGATGCTGGTCTATTCGCGCCTGGCACCGCTGGTCCGCAACAGCGGCTGCGCCACGTTTGGCGCCTATGTCATGCGCATCCGCGAAGATGCCGCCGAGCGCCAGAAGGCGATCTGCGCGCTGACCACCAATCACACGTTCTTTTACCGCGAAGCACACCATTTCGAACACTTTGCCCAGGATGTGCGGCCGGGCTTCGTCGACCGGCTGCGCAGCGGCGGCAAGGTCAGGTTGTGGTCCGCAGGCTCTTCCAGCGGTGAAGAGACATGGTCGCTGCTGATGACGTTTTTGGGAGCCGACAAGGCCGAGGGCAACGACATTGCGCGGCGCGACTTGCGCCTGCTGGCAAGCGATATCGCCACTCATGCGCTCGCCAAGGCCCGCGCCGCGACCTATCGCGCCGAAGACCTCAAGCCGGTGCCCGACGCGCTGCGCCGCAACTGGACGCAATTGGCGGGCGACGAAGCGACGATAGCGTCCGAAGTTCAGCAGCTTGCGCGGTTCAGAACGCTCAACCTCTTGGGGGATTGGCCAATGAAGGGTCAATTCGATGTGATCTTCTGCCGCAACGTGATGATCTATTTCGACAATCCCACGAAGGAACGGCTTGTCGCGCGCTTTGCCGAAAAGCTCGTGCCCGGAGGGTGGCTCTATATCGGCCATTCCGAACGCGTGACCGGCCCTGCGATGGAGCAACTATCGACCATGGGTCCCACCATTTACCGCAAGAGGCCAGCATGA
- a CDS encoding glutathione S-transferase family protein, whose protein sequence is MWQLYQFPLCPFSRKVRLLLSEKGVAYDLVRENPWERREGFGNISPAYRTPAIQNPERGISLADSRAICEYFEETVDKTPMINGTAANRAEIRRLVALFDESFYADVTGPLLDERMKKRLVYRSPPDSKRLRDAMRLADEHLYYIDFLIDNRPWLAGSTMSLADLAAAAQISVADYLGGIDWSGHEQARGWYSVFKSRPSFRPLLAERMDVIQPPSHYADVNA, encoded by the coding sequence ATGTGGCAGCTCTATCAATTTCCCCTTTGCCCGTTCAGCCGCAAGGTGCGGCTTCTGCTCAGCGAGAAGGGCGTGGCCTACGATCTCGTGCGCGAGAATCCGTGGGAGCGGCGCGAGGGATTCGGCAATATCAGCCCGGCCTATCGCACCCCCGCGATCCAGAATCCCGAACGCGGGATCAGTCTGGCCGATAGCCGTGCGATCTGCGAATATTTCGAAGAGACGGTGGACAAGACGCCGATGATCAACGGTACGGCGGCCAATCGCGCTGAAATCCGCCGTCTTGTCGCGCTGTTCGATGAAAGCTTCTATGCCGATGTGACCGGGCCTTTGCTGGACGAGCGCATGAAGAAGCGCCTTGTCTATCGCTCCCCCCCTGACAGCAAGCGGTTGCGTGACGCGATGCGATTGGCGGACGAACACCTCTATTACATCGACTTCTTGATCGATAACCGCCCCTGGCTGGCGGGTTCCACGATGTCCCTTGCCGATCTTGCCGCCGCCGCGCAGATTTCCGTCGCGGATTACCTCGGCGGCATCGACTGGTCTGGCCACGAACAGGCGCGCGGTTGGTATTCGGTGTTCAAGAGCCGTCCCAGCTTCCGCCCGCTGCTGGCCGAACGCATGGACGTGATCCAGCCGCCCAGCCACTATGCCGACGTGAACGCCTGA
- a CDS encoding chemotaxis protein CheD codes for MSYQQPISNGPPIERVTVMQGQALASASLGIEYSTVLGSCVATCFYDPEAHIGGMNHFLLSEPPANTPGTQVDEHYGVYLMELLVNEMLSKGARKYNLRAHLYGGANVNRNMMKIGSMNADFAREFLRREGIMLLREDLGGTQARRVDFRPASGQVRLRTVEDRFAPPVQPTPRPAVAQGDVELF; via the coding sequence ATGAGCTATCAGCAGCCCATATCCAACGGTCCGCCGATTGAACGCGTCACCGTGATGCAGGGGCAGGCGCTTGCCAGCGCCAGCCTTGGCATCGAATATTCGACCGTGCTCGGATCGTGCGTCGCCACCTGCTTCTATGATCCTGAAGCACACATCGGCGGCATGAATCATTTCCTGCTGTCCGAACCGCCCGCGAACACGCCGGGTACGCAGGTTGACGAGCATTACGGCGTCTATCTGATGGAACTTCTGGTCAACGAAATGCTCTCGAAAGGGGCACGCAAATACAACTTGCGGGCGCACCTTTATGGCGGGGCAAACGTGAACCGCAACATGATGAAGATCGGCTCGATGAATGCCGATTTCGCCCGCGAATTCCTGCGGCGCGAAGGCATCATGCTGCTGCGCGAAGACCTTGGCGGCACTCAGGCCCGCCGCGTCGATTTCCGCCCTGCTTCGGGCCAGGTCCGCCTCCGCACGGTGGAAGATCGGTTCGCCCCCCCTGTTCAACCCACCCCGCGCCCGGCTGTCGCCCAAGGCGACGTCGAACTGTTCTGA
- a CDS encoding Eco57I restriction-modification methylase domain-containing protein, protein MTLDFCDLRDRCGLELADVASEFGAPLDTVFRWENGELSPPDQVLRSLAIMADFSPIRATAPEEVDVLKCSEALPKVRPTTPRQRKSQLGQFMTPLGVAEFMASLFNLPKSGKISLLDAGAGQGALTTAFVKNSRSLPGDRVINVSAIELDDQILPALSDNLAALGDIAHCELVQCDFIEEASARICLGKGAQFTHAILNPPYKKISNNSKHRTLLRAAGLETVNLYSGFVGMALDLLEPGGELVAIIPRSFCNGPYYQPFRRFILRRAAIQHIHLFDARNKAFKDDAVLQENIIIKLVRGTKQGDVTVSTSQDDSFVDYSEQQHGFARIVFPDDAETFIHIPTGDDEQILERASFGHSLADLGLTVSTGPVVDFRLREELRTDPEAGTVPLLYPGHFTGSGLQWPKPGFKKPNAIRDCVATRKWLYPNGFYAVVRRFSSKEERRRIVANVIDPARLPTAMIGIENHLNVFHAKRQPIPEDLAHGLSAYLNATAVDSYFRRFNGHTQVNATDLRAMRYPSADALISLGQWAKGLSSVSQEEIDERVKSL, encoded by the coding sequence ATGACATTAGATTTCTGCGACTTGCGAGATCGTTGCGGGTTGGAGCTTGCTGATGTTGCGTCAGAGTTTGGTGCACCACTTGATACTGTTTTTCGTTGGGAAAATGGCGAACTGTCGCCGCCCGACCAGGTCTTGCGGTCACTTGCGATCATGGCAGATTTTTCTCCCATTCGTGCAACAGCCCCTGAAGAGGTTGATGTTTTAAAATGTTCGGAGGCCTTGCCAAAGGTGCGGCCTACCACACCGAGGCAACGCAAATCGCAGCTCGGCCAGTTTATGACGCCTCTTGGCGTTGCAGAGTTTATGGCTTCGCTGTTCAACCTCCCCAAGTCTGGAAAGATAAGTCTGCTGGACGCCGGAGCCGGCCAGGGAGCACTAACAACTGCATTCGTCAAAAATTCTCGCAGCTTGCCCGGAGATCGCGTGATCAACGTATCGGCCATCGAGCTGGACGATCAGATTTTGCCCGCGTTGAGTGATAATCTTGCTGCTTTAGGCGACATTGCCCATTGCGAGTTGGTCCAATGCGATTTCATTGAGGAAGCGTCCGCACGCATCTGCTTGGGTAAAGGCGCACAATTCACCCATGCCATCCTCAATCCGCCCTACAAGAAAATAAGCAATAACTCCAAACACCGTACTCTGCTTCGCGCGGCAGGGCTTGAAACGGTCAATCTCTATTCGGGTTTTGTTGGTATGGCGCTCGACTTGCTGGAACCGGGAGGTGAGCTTGTCGCGATCATCCCGCGCAGCTTTTGCAATGGGCCTTATTATCAGCCTTTCCGGCGTTTCATCTTGCGACGCGCTGCAATCCAGCACATCCATTTGTTTGATGCCCGCAACAAGGCGTTCAAGGATGATGCCGTTTTGCAGGAAAACATTATCATCAAACTGGTGCGCGGCACAAAGCAAGGCGATGTCACGGTCTCGACATCACAAGATGACAGCTTCGTTGACTATTCGGAACAGCAACACGGCTTTGCCCGGATCGTCTTTCCCGATGATGCCGAGACGTTTATCCATATACCGACCGGTGATGATGAACAGATATTGGAGCGGGCAAGCTTCGGCCACAGCCTTGCTGATCTGGGCCTAACGGTGTCCACAGGTCCCGTTGTCGATTTCAGGCTACGCGAAGAGTTGCGAACAGACCCCGAAGCTGGAACCGTACCGTTGCTCTATCCAGGTCACTTTACCGGCAGTGGCCTGCAATGGCCCAAGCCGGGGTTCAAGAAGCCGAACGCGATCCGTGACTGCGTGGCGACGCGCAAATGGCTTTATCCCAACGGCTTCTATGCCGTCGTGCGCCGCTTTTCGTCGAAAGAAGAGCGGCGGCGGATCGTCGCAAATGTCATTGACCCGGCGCGCCTGCCAACGGCGATGATCGGAATCGAAAACCACCTCAATGTCTTCCACGCCAAGCGCCAGCCGATACCCGAAGACTTGGCGCATGGGCTGTCGGCTTATTTGAATGCCACTGCCGTCGATTCCTATTTCCGGCGCTTCAACGGACACACACAAGTCAACGCGACCGACCTACGCGCCATGCGCTATCCGAGTGCCGATGCGTTAATCAGCCTGGGACAATGGGCAAAAGGCCTCAGCAGCGTATCGCAGGAAGAGATTGACGAAAGAGTGAAAAGCCTTTGA
- a CDS encoding response regulator — MSKSTRILTVDDSPSMRALLNHALAGQGFDVSQAEDGMAALDWLAMNEVDVVITDINMPRLDGFGLIERLREGSRHRDRPILVLTTESSEEKKARARAAGATGWIVKPFDPEKLVAAVRRVSH, encoded by the coding sequence ATGAGCAAGTCCACCAGGATCCTTACCGTAGACGACAGCCCGTCCATGCGGGCCCTTCTCAACCATGCCCTTGCCGGACAAGGCTTCGACGTGTCGCAGGCCGAGGATGGCATGGCCGCGCTCGACTGGCTGGCCATGAACGAGGTCGATGTCGTCATTACCGACATCAACATGCCCCGGCTCGATGGTTTCGGCCTGATCGAGCGCCTGCGCGAAGGCAGCCGCCACCGCGACCGCCCGATCCTGGTGCTGACCACGGAGAGTTCGGAAGAAAAGAAGGCGCGCGCACGGGCAGCCGGCGCAACCGGCTGGATCGTCAAGCCGTTCGATCCCGAAAAGCTGGTCGCGGCCGTCCGTCGCGTGTCACACTGA
- a CDS encoding chemotaxis response regulator protein-glutamate methylesterase gives MTIRVVIVEDSPTMRAILMNRLGKEPDIEVVAAAANAAEGRQMIRELDPDVVTLDIEMPGMNGLDFLAKIMELRPTPVIIVSGSTQQGNEMSARVLALGAVDCYAKSGGGAGLDDAGRLAQMIREASRVQFSTRTPTVQRVAQEARGSLIERPALIAIGSSTGGVEALQTVLGSFPADCPPTVIVQHINARFAPAVARTLDQSCPPRILIAEPDLPLKPGHVYLAPGDERHLSIGGSNNFHCKLRPGDPVSGHQPSVDVLFSSVAEVVGARAVGILLTGMGADGAQGLLAMARKGAHTIAQDEATCTVFGMPRAAISLGAANVVAPLGSIARHLFSKAA, from the coding sequence ATGACCATTCGTGTCGTAATCGTCGAGGATTCGCCCACCATGCGCGCGATCCTGATGAACCGGCTGGGCAAGGAGCCGGACATCGAAGTGGTGGCGGCTGCGGCCAATGCCGCCGAAGGGCGCCAGATGATCCGCGAACTGGACCCCGATGTCGTCACGCTGGATATCGAGATGCCCGGCATGAACGGTCTCGATTTCCTTGCCAAGATCATGGAACTGCGACCCACGCCGGTCATCATCGTTTCAGGATCCACCCAGCAGGGCAACGAGATGTCGGCCCGTGTGCTCGCGCTCGGCGCGGTCGATTGCTACGCCAAATCGGGCGGCGGGGCGGGTCTCGACGATGCCGGGCGCCTGGCGCAGATGATCCGCGAGGCATCGAGAGTTCAGTTTTCCACACGCACTCCCACCGTGCAGCGGGTGGCCCAGGAAGCGCGCGGATCACTGATCGAGCGCCCGGCACTGATCGCGATCGGTTCCTCCACCGGCGGCGTCGAGGCGCTGCAGACCGTATTGGGCAGCTTTCCCGCCGACTGTCCGCCAACGGTGATCGTGCAGCATATCAATGCGCGCTTTGCGCCCGCCGTGGCGCGGACGCTGGACCAGTCATGCCCGCCGCGCATCCTGATTGCCGAACCCGACCTGCCGCTGAAGCCGGGCCACGTCTATCTGGCACCGGGTGACGAGCGCCACCTTTCCATCGGTGGATCGAACAACTTTCATTGCAAACTGCGCCCTGGCGATCCGGTTTCGGGCCATCAGCCCAGTGTCGATGTCCTTTTTTCCTCGGTTGCCGAAGTGGTTGGTGCGCGCGCAGTTGGTATCCTGCTGACCGGCATGGGCGCCGATGGCGCGCAGGGGTTGCTGGCCATGGCGCGCAAGGGCGCGCACACCATTGCGCAGGACGAAGCCACCTGCACCGTGTTCGGCATGCCGCGCGCTGCGATCAGTCTGGGCGCGGCCAATGTCGTCGCCCCGCTCGGCTCCATCGCGCGCCATCTGTTCAGCAAGGCGGCCTGA
- a CDS encoding IS5 family transposase (programmed frameshift), with protein sequence MSRYDLTDFEWRVIEPMLPNKPRGVPRVDDRRVLNGIFWVLRSGAPWRDLPERYGPRTTCYNRFVRWRKAGVWDRMMDAITAAHDGDIQMIDSTSIRAHQQAATGKKGDRDHCLGRSRGGLTTKIHAVVDGQGLPIRLSLTAGQSHDGQAADDLLNHVGAGTIVLADKAYDADRIRASLREKGSFANIPPKANRKSKPYFSTWLYRERNLIERYFSKLKHFRRVATRYDKLAENFLAMVQLASMRLWLRVYESTA encoded by the exons ATGAGCCGATATGACCTGACCGATTTCGAGTGGCGTGTGATCGAACCAATGTTGCCCAACAAGCCTAGAGGCGTGCCACGTGTCGATGACCGGCGTGTGCTGAATGGCATCTTCTGGGTGCTGCGGTCAGGGGCGCCGTGGCGAGACTTGCCGGAACGCTATGGCCCGCGCACAACCTGCTACAATCGCTTCGTGCGATGGCGAAAAGCCGGTGTGTGGGATCGAATGATGGACGCCATCACCGCCGCCCATGATGGCGATATCCAGATGATCGACAGCACTTCCATCCGGGCGCACCAACAGGCTGCGACGG GCAAAAAGGGGGATCGAGATCATTGTCTCGGTCGCTCCCGAGGCGGGCTCACCACCAAAATCCACGCGGTCGTCGATGGGCAAGGCCTCCCGATCCGGCTCAGCCTGACTGCCGGGCAAAGCCACGACGGGCAAGCGGCTGACGATCTACTCAATCACGTTGGCGCCGGAACAATCGTGCTGGCAGACAAGGCGTATGACGCCGATCGTATCCGAGCGTCTCTCCGCGAAAAGGGATCGTTTGCCAACATTCCGCCCAAGGCAAACCGGAAGTCGAAACCGTACTTCAGCACATGGCTGTACCGCGAGCGGAACCTGATCGAACGCTATTTCTCCAAATTGAAGCACTTCCGCAGAGTAGCTACCCGCTACGACAAGTTGGCCGAAAACTTTCTGGCCATGGTCCAACTCGCCTCAATGCGCCTGTGGCTGCGCGTTTATGAGTCTACGGCCTAG
- a CDS encoding LysR family transcriptional regulator → MKRIALYHLETLLWIARLGTFRAAAERLNTTQPAISARVREIEDQLGIAVFRREGRNMVLTARGRRLVKECEPLWAGFETALLTAAGFEGATGTVRIGTGEIAAASCLPAYVQGVERDLPGVTLEIELDLTARMLQQLLGGMIDMAFLAGPVASPGIRTAGIGGVSLVWVAGRDTARSGGFAQSLPVWSIPSHSPLHGVMLETLAQAGIAPRSISTCNNVRTLIEIVSGGGGAAVLPEPMVRPLLATGALVEVLPRPPRTIDFEAAIRSTESDPVVLELFRRAAALRIDS, encoded by the coding sequence ATGAAACGCATCGCCCTTTATCATCTCGAAACCTTGCTATGGATTGCGCGCCTCGGCACCTTTCGCGCAGCTGCCGAGCGGCTCAATACCACGCAGCCTGCCATATCTGCCCGCGTAAGGGAAATCGAGGACCAACTGGGCATCGCCGTGTTCCGGCGCGAAGGCCGCAACATGGTGCTGACCGCGCGCGGGCGGCGGCTGGTGAAGGAATGCGAACCATTGTGGGCAGGCTTTGAAACGGCGTTGCTCACCGCTGCCGGGTTCGAAGGTGCGACCGGCACCGTGCGCATCGGCACCGGCGAAATTGCCGCAGCCTCGTGCCTTCCTGCCTATGTACAGGGTGTGGAGCGCGACTTGCCCGGCGTGACGCTGGAGATCGAACTGGATCTGACCGCGCGCATGCTTCAGCAATTGCTGGGCGGCATGATCGACATGGCATTCCTGGCAGGCCCGGTCGCCAGCCCCGGTATCCGTACGGCCGGCATCGGCGGGGTGAGCCTGGTATGGGTGGCCGGGCGCGATACGGCGCGGAGCGGGGGCTTTGCGCAAAGCCTGCCAGTATGGTCGATCCCCAGCCATTCGCCCTTGCACGGCGTGATGCTGGAAACGCTGGCGCAGGCCGGGATCGCGCCGCGCTCGATCAGCACCTGCAACAACGTGCGGACATTGATCGAGATCGTCAGCGGCGGGGGCGGTGCCGCCGTGCTGCCCGAACCGATGGTGCGACCATTGCTGGCAACAGGCGCGCTGGTCGAAGTGTTGCCACGCCCGCCGCGCACGATTGATTTCGAAGCCGCGATCCGCAGCACCGAAAGCGATCCGGTGGTGCTCGAATTGTTCCGTCGCGCCGCAGCCTTGCGGATCGATTCGTGA